The genomic region CGATTTCAACGGCTACGCTGGTGAGGACGCAACCGATGTGACCAGTGATCACGACGCCTGGGGTGTCGACGTCGAGTAAATGCCCCGCGCACTCATCGATACATCGGTCCTGTTTGCAGCCGCATACAAGCGAGATAACTCACACGACGCCGCACTCCCAGTGCTCCTCGGCATCGATAATGGAACGCTCCCTGAGGCAGTCGTCCTCGACTATGTTCTCGCCGAGACGTTGAACGGCCTCACGACCCACGCTGGCCACGACGCAGCGGTCGATCTCCTTGATCGCATCGAAGAAAACGCCCGCTTCCACATCGACACACTCACCACCGACGCCCTCGCGACAGGAAAGGCCCTCTTTCGCCAACACGAACCCCTTTCTTTCGTCGATGCCTGTATTGTCGCATATATGCAAACCGAGGGGCTCGGTTACCTGTATGCGTTCGATGACGACTTCGACGCTGTCGAGGACGTCTATCGGCTCGAAACAACGACGAATCCCTACGAGCCAAACTGACGCAAACAGACGACACGATTGGGGTGACGAAGTGCAGTCTCAGGAAAGTCACACTTCGTAGTCAGCCGCCAGCTCTTGGAACTCGTCCCACTCCGGGAGCCGGTCGTCGTCGATCTCGCCGTGCGTCTCGAGGTAACAGAGCAAGGCGTCAATCTCGTCTTCGAGGCCATACTTCGCCGCCTGCGCTCGGAGGTCCGCCTCGTCGATGTCGACGTGGCTGAGCAGGAGG from Haloarcula rubripromontorii harbors:
- a CDS encoding PIN domain-containing protein, with the translated sequence MPRALIDTSVLFAAAYKRDNSHDAALPVLLGIDNGTLPEAVVLDYVLAETLNGLTTHAGHDAAVDLLDRIEENARFHIDTLTTDALATGKALFRQHEPLSFVDACIVAYMQTEGLGYLYAFDDDFDAVEDVYRLETTTNPYEPN